A window of Hymenobacter aerilatus contains these coding sequences:
- a CDS encoding IS110 family transposase, protein MPRVPSPTAPLKYVVGIDIAKDTFVACFGRIEASQQLRFGKETTFANTLAGFTALLAWTAKQQAPAAPLWFVVEATGVYYEALAYFLSDNAQALSVLLPNKVKHFAQSTELKSKTDQLDARLLCRLGLERALPAWQPPTPALRQLRALARERQRLSEQGGQLKTRCHAYQHSYQPDARTLERLAAQQQLVAQQLKAVDQDLSLLLDAEPELARKLAHLTSIPGIGLTTAIVVVAETNGFILVENERQLASYAGLDVVQRQSGLSSQATRISRRGNVRLRTALYLPAVSSLRYNPQQKAFYARLRARQPSGKPGVIAVMRKLLLLCYSLWKNDRPYDPQFHPAHMAEKEVAPAD, encoded by the coding sequence ATGCCCCGCGTCCCTTCCCCCACCGCCCCGCTGAAATACGTTGTGGGCATTGACATTGCCAAAGACACCTTCGTGGCCTGCTTCGGCCGCATCGAGGCCAGCCAGCAGCTGCGTTTTGGTAAAGAAACCACGTTTGCCAACACGCTGGCCGGCTTCACGGCCCTGCTGGCCTGGACGGCCAAGCAACAGGCGCCCGCCGCCCCATTGTGGTTCGTGGTCGAAGCCACTGGGGTCTACTACGAAGCCTTAGCCTATTTTCTCTCCGATAACGCACAGGCCCTGAGCGTGCTACTGCCCAACAAAGTCAAGCACTTTGCCCAGAGCACCGAGCTCAAGAGCAAGACCGATCAACTCGATGCCCGCCTGCTTTGCCGCCTGGGCCTGGAGCGGGCCTTGCCCGCCTGGCAACCACCAACGCCCGCTCTGCGCCAGCTGCGGGCCCTGGCCCGCGAGCGTCAGCGCCTAAGCGAGCAGGGCGGACAGCTCAAAACCCGGTGCCACGCCTACCAGCACAGCTACCAGCCCGACGCCCGCACCCTCGAGCGCTTGGCCGCTCAGCAGCAACTCGTTGCCCAACAGCTAAAAGCCGTCGACCAAGACCTCTCGCTGCTGCTCGACGCGGAGCCGGAGTTGGCCCGCAAACTGGCCCACCTGACCAGCATCCCCGGCATCGGTCTGACCACGGCCATCGTGGTGGTGGCCGAAACCAACGGCTTCATCCTGGTGGAAAACGAGCGCCAGCTCGCCTCCTACGCCGGCCTAGACGTGGTGCAGCGCCAAAGCGGCCTCTCTTCCCAAGCCACGCGCATTTCCCGCCGAGGGAACGTGCGCCTGCGTACGGCGCTCTACCTGCCAGCCGTGAGCAGCCTGCGCTATAATCCGCAGCAAAAAGCCTTCTATGCCCGCTTGCGCGCCCGCCAGCCCAGCGGCAAGCCCGGCGTCATTGCCGTCATGCGCAAGCTCTTGCTGCTCTGCTATTCGCTCTGGAAAAACGACCGCCCCTACGACCCGCAGTTCCACCCGGCCCACATGGCCGAAAAAGAAGTAGCCCCGGCCGATTAA
- a CDS encoding outer membrane beta-barrel family protein, producing MLKYITLLWVLLGVLCPAVAQTNSTGRIAGTVLNATTKQPVEFATVALLSKGTGKPLDGTACDAKGAFAFEKVAQGEYSVSISFVGFETKVVENVTPGTAAANLGQVLLTPTTQQLAEVQVVGQKELVETHADRIVYNAEKDISNAGATAAEMLRKVPLLTVDNDGNVELRGSTSVRVLINGKPSTILASSVADALRRLPADKVKAVEVITSPGAKYDAEGSGGVINIVLKKNDLSGITGSIDATAGTRYSNLNTNLTIRRGKLGITSEAGSYAHYNRSRGSLNRTDFLPENQTAQLSQQNSRRNGGGGVYARLGFDYDLTEKDAVTLGAYTDLYRSASTQHLYSTYVAPLSFDQFARDIRRPWGANWWPEFSLNGSYTHTFKPKHELSLLALQNYVSNTSIYNLDQTRPEQGFDYRETGNNRSRSRETTLQLDYTQPIDSTSMLELGAKTILRNEQSDYRISADSLDGGGFRLVPSRSNEFNYQQNVVAGYASYGLRLLKSYSLKAGARVEHTRVDGDFLTSSTSVRQRYTNFIPTLNISREFGKEKEHKLNIGYSRRLQRPSIFLLNPYIDVSNRRVVRTGNPNLTAELTDAYELGYSTTIQKTTLNVSAYLRRTNNAFQPFARTVSTSQVFPTDTSNTTVFLTTSENVGQRATYGANLYGSTKLSEKWTLNGSLNAYYVSVTSGALGIANQGWVYNGNVSSAWTFEHGLSAQAAVYVNSPRVFLQGRTNGNVWHNLSVKKELFDKKASLTLGLDNPFARTIRYRTTITQADLFSSQEITDAYNRAVRLSFNWKFGKMDDSPKKARKTISNDDRQGGKG from the coding sequence ATGTTGAAGTATATCACCCTTTTATGGGTGCTGCTGGGCGTGCTATGCCCGGCCGTAGCCCAAACCAACAGCACCGGCCGCATTGCAGGCACCGTGCTCAACGCCACCACCAAACAGCCCGTAGAGTTTGCCACGGTGGCCCTGCTAAGCAAGGGCACCGGCAAGCCGCTCGACGGAACCGCCTGCGACGCCAAGGGTGCCTTTGCTTTCGAGAAGGTAGCGCAGGGCGAGTACAGCGTCTCCATCAGCTTTGTGGGTTTTGAGACGAAAGTGGTGGAAAACGTGACACCGGGCACTGCGGCCGCGAACCTGGGCCAAGTGCTGCTCACGCCTACCACGCAGCAGTTGGCCGAAGTGCAGGTGGTAGGGCAAAAGGAACTGGTGGAAACCCACGCCGACCGCATCGTGTACAACGCCGAAAAGGACATCAGCAACGCGGGAGCTACGGCCGCCGAGATGCTGCGTAAGGTGCCTCTGCTCACCGTTGATAATGACGGCAACGTGGAGCTGCGCGGCTCTACCAGCGTGCGGGTGCTCATCAACGGCAAGCCCAGCACCATCTTGGCCAGCAGCGTGGCCGACGCCCTGCGCCGCCTACCCGCCGACAAGGTGAAAGCGGTGGAGGTAATTACCTCACCGGGCGCCAAATATGACGCCGAGGGCTCGGGCGGGGTGATTAATATCGTCTTGAAAAAGAACGATTTATCCGGCATCACGGGCTCGATAGACGCTACGGCGGGCACGCGCTATAGCAACCTCAATACCAACCTGACCATTCGGCGCGGGAAGCTGGGTATCACGTCGGAGGCGGGTTCCTACGCCCACTACAACCGTAGTCGGGGTAGCCTCAACCGCACCGATTTTTTGCCTGAAAACCAAACGGCGCAATTGAGCCAGCAGAACAGTCGGCGCAATGGTGGTGGTGGGGTGTATGCTCGCTTAGGCTTCGACTATGACCTGACAGAAAAGGATGCCGTGACCCTGGGGGCGTACACCGACCTCTACCGCTCGGCCAGCACGCAACACCTGTATTCTACCTACGTGGCGCCGTTGAGCTTCGACCAGTTTGCGCGCGACATCCGGCGGCCGTGGGGCGCCAACTGGTGGCCCGAGTTCAGCCTAAACGGCAGCTACACGCACACCTTCAAGCCGAAGCACGAGCTGAGCCTGCTGGCGCTGCAAAACTATGTATCGAACACTTCTATCTACAATCTCGACCAGACCCGCCCCGAGCAGGGCTTCGACTACCGCGAAACCGGCAACAACCGCAGCCGCAGCCGCGAAACCACCCTGCAACTCGACTACACCCAGCCCATTGACAGCACCAGTATGCTGGAACTAGGGGCCAAAACCATCTTGCGTAACGAACAGAGTGACTACCGTATCAGCGCCGATAGCCTCGATGGGGGAGGGTTTCGGTTGGTGCCGTCGCGCTCCAACGAATTCAACTACCAGCAAAATGTGGTGGCGGGCTACGCTTCTTACGGTCTGCGCTTGCTCAAGAGCTACAGCCTGAAAGCCGGGGCTCGGGTAGAGCACACCCGCGTGGATGGCGACTTTCTGACCAGCAGCACCAGCGTGCGGCAGCGCTACACCAACTTTATTCCTACCCTGAACATCTCCCGCGAGTTTGGGAAGGAGAAGGAGCACAAGCTGAATATAGGCTACTCGCGTCGGCTCCAGCGTCCTTCCATCTTCTTGCTAAACCCTTACATCGACGTGAGCAACCGGCGCGTGGTGCGGACCGGCAACCCCAACCTGACGGCCGAGCTAACCGACGCCTACGAGCTGGGCTACAGCACTACCATTCAGAAAACCACCTTGAACGTGTCGGCCTACCTGCGCCGGACCAACAACGCGTTTCAGCCGTTTGCGCGCACGGTGTCCACCAGCCAGGTGTTCCCCACCGATACCAGCAATACCACGGTGTTCCTGACTACCTCCGAAAACGTGGGGCAACGCGCTACCTACGGTGCAAATCTGTACGGCTCCACGAAGCTTTCTGAGAAATGGACGCTCAACGGCAGCCTCAACGCCTACTACGTATCGGTGACGAGCGGCGCGCTGGGTATTGCCAACCAGGGCTGGGTCTACAATGGAAACGTGTCGTCGGCGTGGACCTTTGAGCACGGGCTGAGCGCACAGGCCGCCGTGTACGTCAACTCGCCGCGGGTGTTCTTGCAGGGCCGTACCAACGGCAACGTGTGGCACAACCTGTCGGTGAAGAAGGAGCTGTTCGACAAGAAAGCCAGCCTTACCCTCGGCCTCGACAACCCCTTTGCCCGCACCATCCGCTACCGCACCACCATCACGCAGGCCGACCTGTTCTCCTCCCAGGAAATAACCGACGCCTACAACCGCGCCGTGCGCCTAAGCTTCAACTGGAAGTTCGGCAAGATGGACGACTCGCCTAAAAAAGCCCGCAAAACCATCAGCAACGACGATAGGCAGGGGGGGAAGGGGTAG